The window ACCGAGGCGGAGCTTGAGGCCATCGCCTCGCTCCCGTCGCGGTCCGCACTGCTCATGGTGCGTTCGGGCCCCACCGCCGGTGCGCGGTACCTGCTCGACAACGATGTCGCCACGATCGGCCGGCATCCTGAAGCCGACATCTTCTTCGACGACGTCACCGTCTCGCGTCGTCACGCCGAGGTCACTCGCACCGGTCTGGTGTTCGAGATCGTCGACCAGCGCTCGCTGAACGGGACGTACGTGAACGGCGAGCGGGTCGACCGCGCCGTGCTCACTGATGGTGCCGAAGTGCGGATCGGAAAGTTCCGACTCAACTACTTCGTCTCGCCGATTGACCGCGCGGCAGGGGATTGATGGCGCAGGTCGCACCCCGCGGGCGTTCCACGCCGGCGGGCTATCTCAGCATCGGTCAGGTCCTTGCGCGACTGGCCCCCGAATTCCCCTCACTGACCAGCAGCAAGCTGCGCTTCCTTGAGGTGCAGGGCATCGTCACGCCCACCCGCACCGAGTCGGGGTACCGCAAGTTCTCTGGCGGCGACCTCGAACGGCTGCGCCTGGCACTGTCGCTCCAGCGCGACCACTACATGCCGCTGCAGCGCATCCGCGAGGTTCTCGACGAGCGCGACGCCGGCCACGACATCGGTGCGCTCATGCCGCCGTCGATCACGTCGACGCCGCGCCGGTACCGTCGCGACGAGCTCATCCTCGCCGCCGGTGCCGAGTCGAGCCTGCTCGGGGACGCGATCACGGCGGGCCTGCTCGCCGGCGCGGACTCGTACGACGAGCGGGCGCTGACCCTGCTGCGCGCGCTCGCGGGACTTGCCGAACACGGCATCCAGCCCCGTCACCTGCGTTCGCTGCGCCAGAGCGCCGAACGTGATGTCGCGCTCGTGGAGACCGCCCTGGCCCCGATGCTGCGACGAACGGATGCCACCGCGCGCGCCCGCGCCGGCGAACTGGCACCCGAACTCGTGCGACGACTGGACGAGTTGCGCACCGCATTCGTGCTGACGGCGCTCGAGAGAATCACCCCGTAGCGCGACACGCCGCCGCCCATACGCGGATGTCATTGCCGCTGCCCGATTGCTCATCTAGCGTTGACGTACTGCCCGAACAGTGAGGAGGTGAGCATGACCGCTGGCGACTTGGCCGACGGCCAGCCCTTCTCAGCTGACCTCCTGTTCACCGATGGCCTGCCCCAGATGGACGATGAAGTCGGTTACCGTGGCGCCCAGGCGGCGCGCGCAGCAGGCATCACGTACCGTCAGCTGGACTATTGGGCGCGCACCGAGCTGGTCGAGCCGACCGTGCGCGGCGCCTCCGGATCCGGTTCGCAGCGCCTCTACGGCTTCCGCGACATCCTCGTGCTCAAGCTCGTCAAGCGGCTGTTGGACACCGGCATCTCGCTGCAGCAGATCCGTACCGCGGTCGACCAGTTGCGAGCAGCGGGCATCCGCGATCTCGCCGGGACGACGCTGATGAGCGACGGTGCCTCGGTGTACCTGTGTACGTCGAACGACGAGGTCATCGATCTGGTCAGCCGCGGACAGGGCGTCTTCGGCATCGCCGTGGGCAAGGTGCTTCGCGAGGTGGAGTCGACGCTCGTGGACTTCGACGGGCAGTCGCCGGACCCGGTGGACGAGCTCGCCGCGCGCCGCTCCCAGCGCACCGCCTGACCCGCGAGTGAGTATTCCTGCTCGCGAGTGAGTATTCGTGCCCTCGAGTGAGTATTCGTGCTCGCGAGTGAGTACTCGTGCCCTCGAGTGAGTACTCGCGACGGTGGACGGATGCCGGGTCGGACCGTCCAGCGGTGCAGCGAATACTCACTCGGCAGCGTGAATACTCACTCGGCAGCGTGAATACTCACTCGGCAGTGGGTCAGGCGCGGGCTTCGGCGGGGTCGGGGATCCGGCCGGTGCGCATCACGCGGTCCAGCAGCGCGTCGAAGTCGGCGGCGAGCTCCTGCGCGGAATCGCCCGGCCAGATGTGCAGCGGCTTCGCGGCACCCTGCGCCTGCTGCAGCGACGTGCGCTCCGGCAGCTGCGGCGACAGCACGAGCGGGCCGAACATGTCGCGCAGTTCCTTGATGCGGAACTGGTGCTCGATCGACTGCGGGCGCACCCGGTTCACGACGATGCCCAGTGGCTGCAGGCGCGGGGACAACCCGCGGCGGATCTCCTCGATCGCACGCAGCGCGCGGTCGGCGGCGGCGACGGAGAACAGTCCAGGCTCGGTCACGACGATCACACGGTCCGATGCCGCCCACGCGGTGCGCGTGAGGGCATTCAGCGACGGCGCGCAGTCGATCAGCACGAGGTCGTAGTCGGGCTCGATCGTCGCGAGTGCCTCTTCGAGCTTCCAGACGTCGCGCACACTCGGGTGCGGGCCGTCGAAGTTGATCGCCGAGGGGCTACCGATCATCACGTCGATCGTGCCGGGGTGCACCTTCGCCCAGCCGCTGGAGGTGATCGCCTGACGGACGACCTTCTCCTTCGGGTTGGCCAGCACATCGGCGACGTTCAGCCGGCCGGCCACCTGGATGTCCATCCCCGTCGACACGTCGGACTGCGGGTCGAGATCGACGACGAGGGTTCGAACACCGCGAGCGAACGCAGCGGATGCGAGCCCCAGTGTGACCGTCGTCTTGCCGACCCCGCCCTTGAGTGAGCTGACGGAGAGTACGTGCACAGAGGTCTACGTTACCGTCCCCTAGGCTGGGAGCACACTCAGGCACTTCGGGCGTACGACGACGCACGCTCCGGTCATCCCACGTGAGGTGAGCATGTTCCGCAAAATCCTGGTCGCGAACCGCGGCGAGATCGCTATTCGAGCCTTCCGCGCCGCCTTCGAACTCGGCGCCCGAACGGTCGCGGTCTTCCCCTACGAGGACCGGTATTCGCTTCATCGGCTGAAGGCCGATGAAGCCTACCGCATCGGCGAAGAGGGCCACCCGGTGCGCGCCTACCTCGATGTCGACGAGATCATCCGCGTGGCCACCGAGAGCGGGGCGGATGCCATTTACCCCGGCTACGGCTTCCTCTCGGAGAACCCGGAGCTTGCGGCAAGGGCGGCGGCGGCCGGCATCGCGTTCATCGGCCCTCCCGCGAAGGTGCTGGAGATGGCCGGCAACAAGGTCACCGCCAAGCACCACGCGATCGCCGCCGGCGTGCCGGTGCTGCGCTCGACCGAGGCATCCGATGACATCGACGCGCTCGTCGCGCAGGCCGAGGACATCGGCTTCCCGCTCTTCGCCAAGGCGGTCGCCGGCGGCGGCGGCCGCGGGATGCGCCGCGTCGACCGGGCCGAAGAGCTCGCGCCGTCACTGGCCGAGGCGATGCGCGAAGCGGGGAGTGCGTTCGGAGACTCGCGCATGTTCCTCGAGCAGGCGGTCCTGCGGCCTCGGCACGTCGAAGTGCAGATCCTCGCCGACACCGCTGGCCACACCGTGCACCTGTTCGAGCGTGACTGCTCGGTGCAGCGCCGCCACCAGAAGGTCATCGAGATCGCCCCTGCGCCGAACCTCGACGACGACACCCGCGATGCGCTGCACCGCTACGCAGTCGCGTTCGCCGAGTCCATCGGCTACCAGAACGCCGGCACCGTGGAGTTCCTCCTCGAAACCGCCGGCCCCCGCACCGGCGAAGTGGTGTTCATCGAGATGAACCCGCGCATCCAGGTGGAGCACACCGTGACCGAGGAGGTCACCGACGTCGACCTCGTGCAGTCGCAGATGCGCATCGCCGCGGGGGAGACCCTGGAGGAGCTCGGGCTTCGCCAGGAGGACATCCACCTGCGCGGCGCCGCCCTGCAGTGCCGCATCACCACCGAGGACCCGTCGCAGGGCTTCCGGCCCGACACGGGCAAGATCACCACCTACCGCTCGCCCGGTGGTGCCGGCATCCGCCTCGACGGCGGCACGACCGCCGCCGGCTCGCAGATCAGCCCGCACTTCGACTCGATGCTCGCCAAGCTCACCTGCCGTGGCCGCGACTTCCAAGCCGCCGTGGTGCGCTCCCGCCGCGCACTGGCCGAGTTCCGCATCCGCGGCGTATCCACCAACATCCCGTTCCTGCAGAGCGTGCTGGAGGACCCGGCGTTCGTCGCGGGTGACCTGTCCACCGCGTTCATCGACGAGCGGCCGCACCTGGCCAACGGGCGCGAGTCGAAGGACCGCGGCTCGAAGATCCTCGGCTGGCTCGCCGACACCACCGTCAACCGGCCCAACGGCTCCAACCCGCTGACGGTCGACCCGGCATCCAAGCTCCCCACCGTCGATCTCACCGCCCCCGCTCCCGCCGGCTCGCGGCAGCGCCTGCAGGAGCTCGGCCCGGCCGGTTTCGCCAAGTCCCTCCGCGAACAGACGGCCCTCGCCGTCACCGAGACGACCTTCCGCGACGCCCACCAGTCGCTGCTGGCCACCCGCGTGCGCACGAAGGACCTCGTCACCGTGGCCCCCTACGTCGCGCGGCTCACCCCGCAGCTGCTGTCGGTCGAGGCCTGGGGCGGCGCCACCTACGACGTCGCGCTGCGCTTCCTCGGTGAGGACCCGTGGGAACGCCTCGATGCGCTGCGCACTTCACTGCCGAACGTGGCGATCCAGATGCTGCTGCGCGGCCGCAACACCGTGGGCTACACGCCGTACCCGACGCAGGTGACCGATGCCTTCGTCCGCGAGGCCGCGGCATCCGGCGTCGACATCTTCCGCATCTTCGACGCGCTCAACGACGTGTCCCAGATGCGCCCGGCCATCGACGCGGTGCTGGCCAGCGGCACCGCCGTGGCCGAAGTGGCCGTCTGCTACACCGGCGACCTGCTCAACCCGGCCGAGGACCTCTACACGCTCGACTACTACCTGCGCCTGGCTGAGCAGATCGTGGATGCCGGGGCGCACGTGCTGGCCATCAAGGACATGGCCGGGTTGCTCCGCCCTGCCGCCGCCGGCCGTCTGGTCTCGGCGCTGCGCGACCGGTTCGACCTGCCGGTGCACGTGCACACGCACGACACCGCCGGCGGACAGCTCGCGACGCTGCTGGCTGCCAGCGCCGCCGGGGCGGATGCCGTGGATGCCGCGGCCGCCCCCATGTCCGGCACGACCAGCCAGCCGTCGCTGTCCGCCCTGGTCGCGGCGCTCGCGAACACCGACCGCGACACCGGGCTCGACCTTGACGCCGTCTCCGACCTCGAGCCCTACTGGGAGGCGGTGCGCGCCCTGTACCGTCCGTTCGAGTCGGGTCTGCCCGGCCCCACCGGCCGCGTCTACCGGCACGAGATCCCGGGCGGACAGCTGTCGAACCTGCGCCAGCAGGCGATCGCGCTGGGGCTGGCGGACGACTTCGAGCTGATCGAGGACATGTACGCCGCAGCGGATGCCATCCTCGGCCGCGTGCCCAAGGTGACGCCGTCGTCGAAGGTGGTCGGCGACCTCGCACTGCACCTGGCGGCGGTCAAGGCCGACCCGGCCGACTTCGCCGAGAACCCGCACAAATACGACGTGCCCGACTCGGTGGTCGGCTTCATGGCAGGCGAGCTGGGGGATCTCCCCGGCGGCTGGCCGGAGCCGTTCCGCACCAAGGTGCTGGCCGGCCGCGAAGTGCGGGAGGGAATGACCGAACTCTCCGACGAGGATGCCGCGGCGCTCGACGGCGACTCCACCACCCGCCGGGGCACGTTGAATGAGCTGCTGTTCCCCGCTCCCACCCGGGCGTTCCAGGAGGTGCGCGACACCTACGGCGACCTCAGCGTGCTGGACACCGTCGACTACCTCTACGGCCTCGCGTCGGGTACCGAGCACGTCGTGGAGATCGAGCGGGGCGTGCAGCTGTACGTGGGGCTCGAGGCGATCGGCGAGGCCGACGACAAGGGCATGCGCACCGTCATGACCACACTCAACGGTCAGCTGCGGCCGGTGTTCGTGCGCGACCGCGCGATCGATGTCGCCCACCGTCAGGCGGAGAAGGCAGACACGTCCAAGCCCGGTCAGGTGGCGGCTCCCTTCTCCGGAGTCGCGACGATCAAGGTCGAGGTGGGCGACACCGTCGCAGCCGGTCAGCCGGTCGCCTCGATCGAGGCGATGAAGATGGAAGCGGCGATCACCTCACCCGTCGACGGCGTCGTGGAGCGACTGGCGGTCACCGGGACGCAACAGGTGGAGGCAGGGGACCTTTTGGCCGTCGTGCGCCCCTCCGAGTAACCTGGAGGGATGGGTGCCCAGGCACCCATCCCGAACTTGGAGTGAGAGCTGTGACGCCCGAGCGCAACGAACCGACGCACGACGAGCCCGAGAACGGCATGCTCGCCGACGGCGGAAGCCTCGACACGACCGGGATCGGCATCCTCGGTGGTGCCACCGCTCAGGTCGACGTGACGCTGCCGATGGCTTCCGACGAAGATGACGACGCGCACGATGAGGCCGTCGATGACGGCTTCCCCGCGGAGGGCTTCGTGCCGGTCGGGTTCGGCGCCGCCACCACAGACGGCGTCGAGGTCGTCGCGGCCGAGGACGTGACCGTCGATGACGAGCCCACCGACGCCCACCACGCCGGCGAGGAGCTGGCCGACGACGAGGAGCTCGCCGAGGAAGTCGGCGACCCGGCGGCGGACCACGAGCCGGTGGCGGATGCCGCGGCGAGCGTGCCCGCCTCGCACGCCGGGCCGACACCCGCGCTGACTCGGGACGCCCCTGCGGCCGCCCCGGAGCAGCCCGCATCCGCACCTGCGCCCGCGCCGACCCCCGCACCGACCCCCGCGACCGACGTCGCGCTCGCGGGCACGAGCCGCACGGCATCCGTCGCCGCAGACCTGCACCCCCGCGCCGCCGGGCGGGTGCGCGCACGCACCGGCGAACTGGCCCCGCGCCGGCTCGGCGAGTTCGAGTCGGGCCGGGAATCGGCCGATCTGCTCACCGCGGACCGCCTGCTCGACCCGCACCACGTCATCAAGCCCGAGCCCGAGGGCGCGTGGCGGCACTTCCTGTATTCGATCTCCGGCCATCGCATCAACCTCGGCGACGGCCGCCGCGCCCGTGCTCGCAAGGCACTCGATCGGCGCATCGCGGCGCGGCTGCACGGTGGCGCGAAGTTCGTCCCGGTGCTCTCGCGCAAGGGCGGGGTCGGCAAGACCACCATCACGACGCTGCTGGGCATGGCGCTGGCCGACGCGCGCGATGACCGCATCATCGCCGTGGACGCCAACCCCGACCGCGGCACCCTCGCCGAGCGCATCGGGAACCCCAGCGGCAAGACGGTGCGGGACCTCGTGCGCCGCCGCGGCGAGATCTCCGGCTACCACGACCTGTCGGCCATCGTCGCGCGCGACGAGACGCGGCTGGACGTGCTGGCCTCCGACGCCGACCCCCACGTGT is drawn from Microbacterium sp. zg-B96 and contains these coding sequences:
- a CDS encoding FHA domain-containing protein; the protein is MDENSRREHGSIHRDAGDAHTPAGGSDTTQTFGHDSDLSFIPFGSDLTEAELEAIASLPSRSALLMVRSGPTAGARYLLDNDVATIGRHPEADIFFDDVTVSRRHAEVTRTGLVFEIVDQRSLNGTYVNGERVDRAVLTDGAEVRIGKFRLNYFVSPIDRAAGD
- a CDS encoding MerR family transcriptional regulator, yielding MAQVAPRGRSTPAGYLSIGQVLARLAPEFPSLTSSKLRFLEVQGIVTPTRTESGYRKFSGGDLERLRLALSLQRDHYMPLQRIREVLDERDAGHDIGALMPPSITSTPRRYRRDELILAAGAESSLLGDAITAGLLAGADSYDERALTLLRALAGLAEHGIQPRHLRSLRQSAERDVALVETALAPMLRRTDATARARAGELAPELVRRLDELRTAFVLTALERITP
- a CDS encoding MerR family transcriptional regulator, with protein sequence MTAGDLADGQPFSADLLFTDGLPQMDDEVGYRGAQAARAAGITYRQLDYWARTELVEPTVRGASGSGSQRLYGFRDILVLKLVKRLLDTGISLQQIRTAVDQLRAAGIRDLAGTTLMSDGASVYLCTSNDEVIDLVSRGQGVFGIAVGKVLREVESTLVDFDGQSPDPVDELAARRSQRTA
- a CDS encoding ParA family protein, which gives rise to MHVLSVSSLKGGVGKTTVTLGLASAAFARGVRTLVVDLDPQSDVSTGMDIQVAGRLNVADVLANPKEKVVRQAITSSGWAKVHPGTIDVMIGSPSAINFDGPHPSVRDVWKLEEALATIEPDYDLVLIDCAPSLNALTRTAWAASDRVIVVTEPGLFSVAAADRALRAIEEIRRGLSPRLQPLGIVVNRVRPQSIEHQFRIKELRDMFGPLVLSPQLPERTSLQQAQGAAKPLHIWPGDSAQELAADFDALLDRVMRTGRIPDPAEARA
- a CDS encoding pyruvate carboxylase — encoded protein: MFRKILVANRGEIAIRAFRAAFELGARTVAVFPYEDRYSLHRLKADEAYRIGEEGHPVRAYLDVDEIIRVATESGADAIYPGYGFLSENPELAARAAAAGIAFIGPPAKVLEMAGNKVTAKHHAIAAGVPVLRSTEASDDIDALVAQAEDIGFPLFAKAVAGGGGRGMRRVDRAEELAPSLAEAMREAGSAFGDSRMFLEQAVLRPRHVEVQILADTAGHTVHLFERDCSVQRRHQKVIEIAPAPNLDDDTRDALHRYAVAFAESIGYQNAGTVEFLLETAGPRTGEVVFIEMNPRIQVEHTVTEEVTDVDLVQSQMRIAAGETLEELGLRQEDIHLRGAALQCRITTEDPSQGFRPDTGKITTYRSPGGAGIRLDGGTTAAGSQISPHFDSMLAKLTCRGRDFQAAVVRSRRALAEFRIRGVSTNIPFLQSVLEDPAFVAGDLSTAFIDERPHLANGRESKDRGSKILGWLADTTVNRPNGSNPLTVDPASKLPTVDLTAPAPAGSRQRLQELGPAGFAKSLREQTALAVTETTFRDAHQSLLATRVRTKDLVTVAPYVARLTPQLLSVEAWGGATYDVALRFLGEDPWERLDALRTSLPNVAIQMLLRGRNTVGYTPYPTQVTDAFVREAAASGVDIFRIFDALNDVSQMRPAIDAVLASGTAVAEVAVCYTGDLLNPAEDLYTLDYYLRLAEQIVDAGAHVLAIKDMAGLLRPAAAGRLVSALRDRFDLPVHVHTHDTAGGQLATLLAASAAGADAVDAAAAPMSGTTSQPSLSALVAALANTDRDTGLDLDAVSDLEPYWEAVRALYRPFESGLPGPTGRVYRHEIPGGQLSNLRQQAIALGLADDFELIEDMYAAADAILGRVPKVTPSSKVVGDLALHLAAVKADPADFAENPHKYDVPDSVVGFMAGELGDLPGGWPEPFRTKVLAGREVREGMTELSDEDAAALDGDSTTRRGTLNELLFPAPTRAFQEVRDTYGDLSVLDTVDYLYGLASGTEHVVEIERGVQLYVGLEAIGEADDKGMRTVMTTLNGQLRPVFVRDRAIDVAHRQAEKADTSKPGQVAAPFSGVATIKVEVGDTVAAGQPVASIEAMKMEAAITSPVDGVVERLAVTGTQQVEAGDLLAVVRPSE
- a CDS encoding MinD/ParA family protein, whose amino-acid sequence is MTPERNEPTHDEPENGMLADGGSLDTTGIGILGGATAQVDVTLPMASDEDDDAHDEAVDDGFPAEGFVPVGFGAATTDGVEVVAAEDVTVDDEPTDAHHAGEELADDEELAEEVGDPAADHEPVADAAASVPASHAGPTPALTRDAPAAAPEQPASAPAPAPTPAPTPATDVALAGTSRTASVAADLHPRAAGRVRARTGELAPRRLGEFESGRESADLLTADRLLDPHHVIKPEPEGAWRHFLYSISGHRINLGDGRRARARKALDRRIAARLHGGAKFVPVLSRKGGVGKTTITTLLGMALADARDDRIIAVDANPDRGTLAERIGNPSGKTVRDLVRRRGEISGYHDLSAIVARDETRLDVLASDADPHVSQEFSDEDYHEVAQFAGHYYSVVLTDTGTGIVHSVMGATLDLADELIVVTGLSVDEARLASETLTWLESNGYADKARGAVVVLNASRPGAPLVRADELEAHFKTRVRAVVRMPYDPLIAAGSAISFRELQPATRQAARELAAIVVEGLRDGAPAA